CCGATGTTAATGTCATGAAAAACGAAATACCTTTTCTTGACTTCCTGCACTGCCAACCACATAGCAGCCCGTCAATTTTGCTAGCTGCCCGACAAGCTGACCTACGGCCCCAAATGCCGAAGAAATGAAAACAGTCTCTCCTTCCTTAGCAGCACAGAACTCATAAAAACCAACATAAGCTGTCAAACCAGGCATACCTATGGAGAAGACACAAAAACACCTTTAGGGCTCCAAAATCTTTCAGGAGTTTGGTGATCAGATCCTTGAAAACTTACCAAGAACTCCCAGATAGTAAGATAAGGGTACATCTGAGTGTTGGATTTTAAAGAGAGTTTCAGGTTCAGTAATCAGACTGTACTCTTCCCATCCAGTTGTTCCCCAAACAAGATCACCCTTTTGGAAATCAGAGTGTCCAGATTCAAGAACTCTACCCACTCCATAACTGGCCATCACCTGCAAAAAACCTTTCTCAGCAGAAAAGGGTCAGCCTGTTACTTTACAATCCTGGAAATTTGAGTCTGGCCGTCTGTATatgaaaggaagagaagaaaggaagaTGAAAGACTTACAGAACCAGGGGAATAGGAAGAGAAGTAGCCAGGTTTTTCGATCTTCGTGGATCGAATATACTGGTAAGGATCAATGGAGAGGTAAAGAACCTTCACAAGAACTGCATTTGAACCTTGTGGTACTTTCAATTCTATACTTTCAGTTGTTAGATGAAGGTCTGATTCTTTTGGGGAACCTTTGATGTAGTCTTTGAGCATCAACTTCTTGTTTCTCACAACATTTCCAGGACCACCATCTGTCTTCATTGATAATAGCAACTCTAATCAAATCCCGTTAATCTATCTGGAAACTAATGAAAATAGACTtgttatatattgatataagcGGCGAAGCAGCCACATGTTTGTCATGAGTCATGACcacatgtttttatctttttttattttttatttttttttctaatatatgtttttttcttttaattttaattatatccttcGAAATTAAACTACTCAAACTAcgagtttgataggttaacttaagtttttttttaattgacttttttttttgaaattttatctttaaacactaggttgattaaaaattaaactttataatttattttaatctgcTTCTTATGagattattcttattttatgaCTCAGATAAgaatattttacttgatttttaagaatttaattccTAAATCATTGATaaggaattaaatttaaatcattgataTGAAAGTTGaggaagtttttttctttctttttaattttagtttaaactttgaaatcacaattgaaaagaattattaaatatactaaGTGCTATTAAAATTGCTCGGATTAAAGATTTAAACTCAATTAACATTTAAGTTGACTGACGTGCAAATAATTCcattgcaaaaaagaaaaaaaaaaaacaagaaaaataagtcTACATTAATTGACAAAAACTTATAAATCAGGACTTAACCTTTTTCGTGCAAATTGGAGTTTGATGCAGGAAGACTTGGCTTCTTGAATTGAAGAAATAGACTACCAAGTCAACGGATCTTTTCTTTGTGGCTTATTTATTTCCATACCAATCACTTTTAGAtaaatcttgaattaaataCAGGGAATAAATAAGATGTTTCTATAACTATAGGGACTAAAATGAGTTTCTGCCACCTTCGACCCCTACGCTCCACATCTATGAATACTAcccaaaacttgtttttaagcTGTGGGTTTCGGTTTCAGAGTTTCAAATTTGGAATCAGGCTTGCATACTTTATCAATATACTCCCGgagcttattttttattcacttaaGTCCTGGAAGCTAAGTTTTCACAGCTGAGTTACCCCTGTTTTAAGAAGCCATGTTCCTTGAAATGGAAGAGATTAATCTAATATAAGAATTAATGGCAATCAAAACTTCCTAAGTTCCaacaattgaaattaattacacAACAAAATATTGAGGTTTCAATGTAAAAAGcttaattacaaattaattgaTACTGTGGTTTACTTTTTAGGTATTTTATACTTGAAACTatatgaaaataagttttttattttattttgttaaaatttacacatcaaaaccattaaaaaaaatatgaaaaaacattaaattgattttttaaagtcaaatatacttttaaaatgtagtttcaaatacaaaacaaaagatttaatcTCAGCTAACATTTAAGTTGACTGACGTGCAAATacttttatttagaaaagaaaaagatgaggAAATTGAAAGAAGTTGAAAATGAGGACATAAGCTTCTTGACTAGTTTGTTTTCCCCACACTTTCGTGGAAATTGCAGTAAAGGGCCATCCATTTCAATGCAGAAGAAGTAGCTCAAGAATAAATGCTCTCTTCGGAGATTTCAGAAACAAGAAGagatttcaattcaattttatttttaagtaggcttttatgattcttatttctcatttttgttCATTCCAACCATTCCATTGTAGTCAAGTATTGCCAATTTATCTGTGGGAAGCCTTTGAAAAGCTGCTCAATTCATCAAATGAAGTTTGATTACTCATTCAAAAGTGGTTTTGTGATTggttatatagtttttttcagttgcaattttttttacatcctaCTGTGTACCATGGTTGTATATGGgggagaggggaaaaaaaatcacaatatcaGAAATGATGATGTTGATGGTGAAGAGGAAGCATAAGATAACAGATGATGATCAAGCAGGCAGCTCCCCAACAGCAGGTCTTTTGGAGGAAGGAATTAAAGAGGTACTACTCTttaagattgattcttttttgttttagctttgttagttttatatttttattccttattCAAGTCTTGAGCAACAGCAGTTCAGTTTTTACTTCCAATCTACACAAGACCCTGAATTCTTGAAGCTGGTTTAATTtcaatgtatatatatgttcttCAGTACTAATATATTGAGATTTCTTAAATGAGATAAACCATGTGCAAAatctatttataaaatttaaaaataaaaaaaattgaatctattagtattattaataataataaaaaagactaacatcgtttttttttttttttacatgaataaaaagacTAACAAATCAATGCATCTTTTCTTTGTGGACTCAACGTGCtcaataaagaaatgaaaaataaaggttacgaaatattttacttgattttttaagaatttaatttcctAAATCATTGATaaggaattaaatttaatgactTTGCACGGGATCTTTTATCTCAAGAGCATCTTTGTTCATGGAATATTCAGCTAAAATTAATACACAAAACTCCCATTTAATGTTTGCTAAGCATGtcgtcaataaataaataaaacaatattgagTGGAAAATCATTTTGTgtaataatttatcatgaatGAGGTTTTCTCACCTTTTCCATAAATTTAAAGCATTAAAGTTCTTATTAATacttattataattatcatctttaaattaaataaaaataaatcttcaaaacATTGATGTAAAAACTGGCATGGTTTTAAATTGTAGGGAAGCAATCGTTAAAAGAAGTTGATATGAAAGTTGAGGAAATTCTCCTTCttcgtttttttctcttttattaattagtttaacTTTCAAAATCACTATcgaaaagaattattaaatatactaagtattattaaaattgctctgattgaaaatttaatctCAATCGTGCAAATACTTCtattggaaaaaaacaaaaacaagaaaaaaagaagaaaaataagtctAGACAAAGAAGTTATAAATCAGAACCTAACTTTTTTGACTAATTTGTTTTCCCATCCATTCTCTCTTGATGTACTGTCCCATCATGAACTTGGAATTTGATGCATATTCCTTAGTGTTGATTCATATCCTTAGTGTTGCCGGCAATGGATATTTTATAAATGCATATTCTTGAGAATACAGTTCTTCGCCGGCAATGAATACAgttcttcttttgattcatatCCTTAGTGTTGCCGGCAATGGATACAGTTCTTTACAAGAGAGAACGACTACGGGAGTGATGATCATGAACATCGGAAAAAGTTAATATCTTCACTCAAAAGTGGGTTTTTAATACCGTTTCCATTATAACTATTTACAATACTAGAAAGTACACGAAtacaaacaaaatcattaactaatttttttacagttttttcTTTGCTGACTCCATCAATATTTATTAACAGAAATATTACATTCATATATATCGAGAGAATCCCAATCAGAATataagaaacttaaaaaaactaaatagtaTAATGATTTTGACAAAATTATAGTTGGATTCATAGGCATGTCTGTTACTTGTCCTAAGTTATAAATTAGGACTTGGCTTCTTGACTAGTTTGTTTTCCCCACACTTTCGTCGAAATTGCAGTAAAGGGCCATCCATTTCAATGCAGAAGAAGTAGCTCAAGAATAAATGCTCTCTTCGGAGATTTCAGAAACAAAAACagatttcaattcaattttatttttaagtaggcttttatgattcttatttctcattttttgtcATTCCAACCATTCCATTGTAGTCTTAGGCCCCGTTTGGTAACgtggttgcgggtgaggttcacccgcagccacaccAAATGCTGTTTGGTTAGCAAAAGAAAGTTGTTTTCTGATGGTGGAACCCGTCAAAATCCCGGCTGCACCGCATGTTTTGGAGAAGCAGCATGCTGCTTCTCGCAGGGAAGAAAAgcagaacagtggagcatggctccactgttcagtgaacagtggagccatgctccactgttgcaacttgcaacagtgcgagtgaattaattcactcgcactgttacagttttagttttcttttcttttttttgaaaaacattgcgtttttttttcttgaaaaacaaatacaattaattgattttacttttaaaaaaaaattaatttaaggtgaattaaatttattcgtactgtaatctcaattttattactggtaatattttacttaaatttattgcacactcaaaaaattatttttttctatagttcttgtcgaatgaattttgtacataataaaattgtaatttttttaaaaaaattgtgttttacttgaaaaaactatatttaatattatttaataacactacataaattagaaatatatcgCATGATAACATAACATTTGGGggatttgatcgcaattccaattatgttcttgccgggtccgacccaattaaaaagaaattcagttttttttttttttaattgtgttttatttataaacttaaaaggagatcgcttaataacgtaacaaaaaattcagtttttttattgcGCATTTAAGAAACCAATGGAAAATATAGTTCTTATGaatagatttcgtatgtaatgatattgcacatagtttaatggaataataaaaaatatttgatatcaatattatttatttcatgatataataacagtggttaaatctacaatatttaaataaaaaatcattaatattaatattaatatatatgtatatatatatatatattaattattttataacctcaatttgaaaagcatttttttaccaaacacattaaactactttttgttcaacctcaatttcaaccacagttttaaccaaacatatatttttccaaaccaacctcaactaaaagtattttttataaaacaacttttttaaaaccacaaccacaacagcaacctcaataccaaacacacccttactCTGATGAACTCTCAAATCCAAAtggctaatttattttttatctactcTTTTATGTTCTCCTTGTTAGCTACTTTCACCGTAACTAGTGCTACTGACACTGATGTTTGTTGCTTGAAATCTATTAAGGATTCTATGATAGACCCTTATGGATACTTAAACAGCACATGGGATTTCAGCAACAATACAGAAGGTTTCATCTGTGAATTTCTGGGAGTCGAATGCTGGCATCCTGAGAGAACAGAGTCTTAAACCTCAGACTCACTGACCTGGGGCTCATGGGCCAGTTCCCTCTTGGATTGGAGAACTGTACGAGCTTAACAGGATTGAACCTTTCATATAATCAGCTTCAGGGACCAATTCCATTCAACTTTTGGGATTTTCAATCACATCAAAACATTGGCTTCTGGATTCTAGCAGAATGACCGGTTCCTCAAACAGTCTTCTTAATGAATGGAATAGTCATCTTTTGACTAGTTCCAAGATTTATGATGCCATTGATAAGTCTCTGGTTGGGCAAGGATTTGATGATGAGATATTTCAGCTGCTTAAAGTTGCATGCCACTGTGTTGATTCCATTCCAGATCGAAGACCAACAATGCTTCAAGTGTACAAAGACATAAGAGCaatgagggagagatgagattGAAATGGAAACAGGAAAAACAGGACAAATTTAGGCAACTCTATCATGTTTTGGTATAATAAACATGTAAGAAGCAACGGTGCTGTTTGAGAATAAGCTTGAACTATCTATCCAAATTCAAGGTACTGCAAAAGTGACTACAAATATTTCAAACTAGTCTCTTTTCTGGGGACTTGAAAAAAACCTCAGGATACAGCTTAAAGTTTTGTATACAACATATTGTGCATTGAATTGACTCTTCAACAAGGGCATATTGCAACCTTGTAGACCATCAGCAACATTTTTCAACCATTTtgtttaacaacaaattaatttaagaactTTAGCAAAAAGCGTGGCTAGTGATCACAGAGTTGGTGGTGAGGAAGTGATGAGCAAGAAGCAGGTGATTCTCAAGGACTATGTGCAGTGGCTTTCCAAAAGAATCAAACCCGTACGTACGTCACGACAGGTGGCTAGCATCAAACTAGAAGCACCAGAAGAAGAAAGTGGAAAAGATGCTGTGTGGTGGTTTACAATCTCTGCTTGTCTTGTGATCCTTCCATGCGTGGAGGAATGCAGAAAGATCTACCACCTGGTAAACAACCTCATGTTTTGAGTTCCAGCCATCGCCGGAACTTCACCGATCTGTTGATCAGCAAGGTTCCTAAGAATTTGGATGTGTTTTCGAAGAAGAAAACAAGCAGCAAATTGACGTCGTAGAcgaaaacaaaaccaagaaaaacgACAAGCAGAACAAGCCAATATTTTCTCTGCGAGTAAATTAGTGAAGGTTGCCCAGGAGTGATCCCTCTCCCATTGCATATCTTCTGGGAAATGCCATGCATCTTGTGCCATTAGCAGCACTAGCTGTAAAACTAACAATATCCCTGTGTGTAGGAAAACAGTACAGATATATGGCGGCCTCATTGCTAAGAGAGGAACAACGTGGTCTGTTGATAATTCAGAGATTCTCCTTAAGAAGAATCTGCTGTGTGAACAAACAGGATAAACATCTTTGATCATTTGATGCTGCAGATTGCAGTCTGGAAATATTTTGGTAGTTAAACAAGAAGGAAGGGGTACTGGACTCATACAACCATTAGATATGACAGACCCATCTTTATTAGCTGTAAGTCTCGATTTATTTTACAGGCCCATGTTCTCAAAATTTGGAGGCCCTGCTttcaaattgataatattaagctcatatatataatatttttttgtattgtttttataattgttttgatttttttatcaagataaaTTTCTTTATTGACATATATCTTGTTTACCTTAGCATAAATACTAGCTTTATAGcttgaataattgtttttattttaaaaaaatcttatgtttattaaaataaattaataaaacaataataaaatagcatgttcatattttatgtttgattaaagctaaaaaatcctTGAATGAgataaatcatgtgaaaaatctatttataaatttaaaaataaaaaaaatttgaatctattagtattattattaataataaaaagactatttgtttttacatgaataaaaagacTAACAAATCAATGCATCTTTTCTTCGTGGACTCAACATGCTCAATAAGAACTAACATGTTTGCTCCCTCTGTAGTTTTAGGTTTGAGTTCtgtggttgctcatatgatagccactagagatttatatggtagttaacttcaggacccgtgagattagtcgaggtgcgtgtAAACAGGCCTGGACactcacgttaataaaaaaaatgaaaaaaaggttatgaataatttacatgatttttaagaatttaattccTAAATCAGTGATaaggaattaaatttaatgactTTGCATAGATGTTTTTCTCAAGAGCATCTTTGTTCATGGAATATTCTGCTAAATTTAATACACAAAACTCCCATTTAATGTTTGGTAAGCAGtcgtcaataaataaaaaataaatattgagtgTAAAATCACTTTAGTGTAATAATTTGTTATGAATGAGGTTTTCTCACCCTAACATGTTTTccctaaatttaaatcattaaagtttttattaatacttattttaattatcatcatcaaattaaataaaaataaatcttcaaaacATAATTGCGAAAAACAGATAaagtttttaactttaaattatatgGAAGCAATCAATTAAAAGGAGTTGATATTAAAGTTAAGGAAGTTctccttctttgtttttttctcttttaaacttcaaaattttaaattgaaaaaaaattataaaatatactaagtattattaaatttttcggattaaaaaattaatctcaattaaCATTTAAGTTGACTGACATGCAAAtacttttattgaaaaaaaaaaaggaagaaaaataagcCTACATTATTTGACAAAAGTTATAAATCAGgacttaacatttttttttttttgactaatttgTTTTCCCCACACTTTCGTGGAAATTGGAGTCCTATAGGGCCATCCATTACTCTCTCTGTAATTACGTGTCCATAAATTTAGAATTGATGCAGGAAGACTTGGCTTTTTTGACTTGAAGAAAATAGACTAACAAATCAATgcatcttttctttatttatttccataTTGATTGAGTCCATACCAATCACTTTAAGAtaaatcttgaattaaataCAGGGAACAAATAAGATGTTTCTATAACTACAGGGACTAAAATGAGTTTCTGCCACCTTCGACCTCTACGTTCCCGGTCCATGAACGCTACCCGAAACATGTTTTTAAGCTGTGGGTTTTGGTTCCTGAGTCCCAAATTTGGAATCAGACTTGCATACTTTATCAATATACTCCCGgagcttattttttattcactcaAGTCCTGGAAACAAAGGTTTCACAGCGGCGTTACCCTTGTTTTAAGAAGCTATGTTCCTTAGAATGGAAGAGATTAATctgatataagaaataatagCAATCAAAACTTCCTAAGTTCCaacaattgaaattaattacagAACAAAATATTGAGGTTTCAATGTAAAAAGCTTATAATTGAAGGGCTGTGTGTATAATAAGTATGTGTTTAATATTGTGGCTcaatttttaagtattttttacttgaaattatatgaaaataagttttttattttattttattaaaatttaaacatcaaaaccattaaaaaaatactaaaaaacattaaattgattttaagtcaaatatacttttaaaatgtagttccaaatacaaaaacaaaaagatttaagCCTACTTATTAAGGAAATgggtacttttatttttaatcaaatacaaaaacaaaagatttaatcTCAGCTAACATTTAAGTTGAAAtacttttattgaaaaaaaagaggaaattgAAAGAAGTTAAAAATGAGGACTTAAGCTTCTTGACTAGTTTGTTTTCCCCACCCTTTCGTGGAAGTTGCAGTAAAGGGCCATCCATTTCAATGCAGAATAAATGCTCTCTTTGGAGATTTCAGAAACAAAAACagatttcaattcaaatttatttttaggtagGCTTTTATGATTCTTATTTCTCGCTAGTAGAGACCTGCTGTGTGTTCCATGAACTTGGATTACAGGAGACTTGCTTTTTGACTTGAAGAAATAGACTGTcgaatctttatttatttccaaaCTTGTCGTTTCTTGGACACTTCAAAGCAGACTCGGAAACATGCAGCAACGACTTTTCACTAGATCTTTTGGGTCAAGAGagcatctttctttttttcatgcaatattcacctaaaattaatatataaaactctCATATAATGTTTGCTGAGCAGTGGTCAAATTAAGAATTGAGAGCAGCCTGGAGGTTCTTaagttttgagttttgagttttgagtttGGTTCTTAagttctccttctccttctctttcctcTCCTCACTTGCCCAAAAACACAAGCCACATCCCATACCCGGCTACCATTAATGCAAGCCATGACCGGCCACCCTACCCTGTGCCAAGACATGGGCAGGATAGCCACCTTACCCTGCGCCATGACAGTGGTAAGGTGCCCCTCTCTTCCTGCAGCTATAAATacacagagagagagaccaacaatttttttgagagagaaaggagagaatgaaagagagaaaacaacaattttcgagggagaaaaggaaaaaaaaaaaaaaaaggaaatccaGGGGGGCAAAAATTttgagagaaggagagaagtaAACGACAGattcggggggggggggggcgcaTTTTTTGAGAAAGAGGGGAACGAATTGAAGATTTGAGgggagaaaacaagaaaaaagaataaaaaagaaccaAACGAAAGCAGGAGAGGAATTTTAGGGAAACCAACGAcagattttagaaaaaaaaaaaaagctagacaAGAGATGGAGAACATAATGGAAAACAGAGAccagaggagaagagaagaacagTAATCTCAATCTCTTCggtctccctctctctccaccATTTGGAGTAGCGCCACCGTCAGTCTCTCACCACCTTCCTCTCCCTACTGTAACACTCgtgaacaagaagaagaagcatacGCCTCTACACAGACAAGAAGAACAGCAGCCGCATCACCAATGCCATTGCCAAGTCTTGGAAGTGAAAACTAAGAAGGAGAGAAAGGAGGAAGAACCACTGGCTGCTTTCCGCATAGCCACCACCCTAGAGCCACCGCCAGTTGCCAC
This DNA window, taken from Populus alba chromosome 17, ASM523922v2, whole genome shotgun sequence, encodes the following:
- the LOC118029664 gene encoding 2-alkenal reductase (NADP(+)-dependent) isoform X1 → MKTDGGPGNVVRNKKLMLKDYIKGSPKESDLHLTTESIELKVPQGSNAVLVKVLYLSIDPYQYIRSTKIEKPGYFSSYSPGSVMASYGVGRVLESGHSDFQKGDLVWGTTGWEEYSLITEPETLFKIQHSDVPLSYYLGVLGMPGLTAYVGFYEFCAAKEGETVFISSAFGAVGQLVGQLAKLTGCYVVGSAGSQEKVDLLKNKLGFDEAFNYKEEKNLDDTLKRHFPGGIDICFDNVGGKMLDAVLLNMKLNGRIVHCGMISQYTLDEPEGIKNMMNIIYKRLRLEGFVVTDYFHLFPKFLDFMLPCIREGKIVYMEDISEALESCPAALVGLFNSSNLGKKVVIVARE
- the LOC118029664 gene encoding 2-alkenal reductase (NADP(+)-dependent) isoform X3, which encodes MKTDGGPGNVVRNKKLMLKDYIKGSPKESDLHLTTESIELKVPQGSNAVLVKVLYLSIDPYQYIRSTKIEKPGYFSSYSPGSVMASYGVGRVLESGHSDFQKGDLVWGTTGWEEYSLITEPETLFKIQHSDVPLSYYLGVLGMPGLTAYVGFYEFCAAKEGETVFISSAFGAVGQLVGQLAKLTGCYVVGSAGSQEKVDLLKNKLGFDEAFNYKEEKNLDDTLKRIN